atgtaataaattactaatatctgtgttaattgtgcgtttatgtttatagttcatgtattaaaaaatgtcacatttaatgtaaggaagctaaaactgtatgaattttcatctaattacgataaaagatttttaatagatttcgaaattatataatctcatttattttgcaaatatccagacaatctttgctttttatatataaattagttgacaatgaccctatttacccgaatgtatcataaaaatcaatatattcaaacctagtcatcatccccattccttTTTACAGGTAGAACTAGATACATTAGAATACTGGATGTCTATTTAAACTTATTCCAGTCTTTAGTCACAATCTTTTGTTAATGGGAACTGGTTTTCAACAAAAAGTTAACAAATACAGGATTATACCAACATTTTATTTAGGCCAAGTAATTcaattaacatattattttataacaaggtATGCTTCACACTTAAAGTTATAAGCatgaaaaattacttatatctgACTATGCTATGTATATTATGCTatcatttatgaaataaaaatagttcaATACTTCAAGCCAGGTTGGATAGCTTATTTACAAGTTTGATATAGAAACATAATTatgaaagtgacaaaacttataTTTAGgcataaatgtataatattagttcaAAAGTAATGTCATTAGGAAAACTTACTTCAAGTGGAAGCTTATGACATGAAGATGCTTTATGTCCCACATCACCACAGTAATGACAAACAGGTAAACGTTTGGCATCCTTGGTCTGTTCTGGTGGTGCAGGCAGTTCAAACCTTGGATGCATGTATTTGCAGCTGGATCCATCGGGACAGAATCCTGACAGATAATTCATGCACAGCACTCTTCTTACATGCCTGTGTCTACAGTGTGGGCCGTGTCTGCAGAAGCCTCTGTCATACctggaaaaaaatcaaaatgcaactgtaattttaaaatatcctcaacttttactttaatacatttagtttttctatacaaactaatctatactagcattataaagctgaagagtttgtttgtttgattgaacgctaatctcaggaactactgatttgaaaaatactttcagtgatagatagcccatttatcaaggaaggctatattatattttcaaaaaaattagtgatccttcctaaaactccaaaaatgtaacccaaggtgtacaaaaatTTTCTTTACATGGTGTGcactgcaaaaactattgatgttagaataaaataacgtactacaactttgcagaacacatcattttctacaaaaagtgtcacaacagcatatatctatattctatattttagcagatatagtaccttttgtactttaataaataatctaaatcatatactaaggtttacgtcattattcaCTTAACTACACTCAAAttcttatcaaaatgaattacttaataatcaagaggatattatagagataagatttgctttttccagtatgttaattagtcttatagtttcggagataatacaaattTTCTAAGACACAATAATTCCACTTAAAGATGCCCCACGGTTTTACCCACTTAGTTCCTGTTACTGAAAGAACATAAGCATCCgctgtaatttatatttagagtATCACTCATAACAGGAATACTACAAATACTGATTTAAGAGCTCCTTCAGCTCAGTAGCAGTCATTAATTGAATCTCATGTTCTAAGATAATGATTGAAATTATTGTAAGTCTATGGTAGAGACATACATCTTTGCATGctatggattcactgtgcaggtGCCATGTGGCCAAAAGAAACAGTTAAATCCATCCGAAATAGTTTAGACTGGTACTACTAATACCAGACAGTATTTATACCAAAGCAAGTGGAAGAGAGTTGTATTACTAATATCGGACTGTACTGTACTTAAGCAAATTGAAGAAAGATTACACATGGGGCAGTAGAATACCACTACGAACTTACCATGGACAATCCTTAATTTTACTTTCAGGGTCAATATGAAGAAATGGGCACTCTTTATTATGACAAGCGTTAAATCTAGCGTAGAAATAGCACTCTGGCATCTTTGACATGTCATACTCATGGAGAAATTCACACTGGTCCCCTTTCTTGCAGAGTCCACGCAGCCAATGCTTGCAGACGACTGTTCGGTCTCCCCTCACGTGCCGATATGGGCACTGGGGCCCATTATTACATCCACCAGGTTGACTGAAGAATTCACACACAGCCGCTGTAGATTCTAAAATTACACGTTTTCATATCATGAAAAGGATAGCAATATGGGTTAGCTACGTAGCATGGTTAAAAATTATTCTGCTTTAACACAAAAATTCGTGTTTTTTAACTTTGAGAGTAACTTACTGTCCATCCCGGGAAAGGGTAGCGGTAGGGCTCCATACTGTTGTTCTAAAGCGTAATCTATATCGAATTTCATATGATCAACGTTGGCAACCaacacttccattttagactgatAATAGTTGTTGTAAGATTAGTTGCGAAAACAATTTCTGATTGAGAGGCTATGgcaaaaattagaaaaacagACTTTTGTgtgaatttatttctttgccaCAGAATCTTTTCAATAATAACCAAAGagcacagaccacaaatgaagagTAAATTaatcacagatcactatagacaaATTAATATATGATCAAACTTTGTTCTTTGCACAGAATATGAGAatcacagaacactaatactgAATTACTAATGAGAATACAGAATTAGAAATTAGAATATAGAAGCCACAGGCAGCACAGACGATCAACAGATTAATAAGTTACATCTTTGCTTTATGGTTCTATGCATGTGCTCTGTGGCACCATAGAAAATATCAtagtcattttaatattttatttttctgtctacgaattttccatatttttatataatgtggTTTAAATTGTATAGTCCatagataatcatatgtattgTATAGTCTTTGTCAAACCAAATGTCAATGTCACAAATATTCTGTTGTCGTCCTCTgtgttttcagtttttttaactaaactttAGTCCTATTTGTTTGAAattgcaattattatattacttacaaCTAATATGTCTTTTTCCGATCTAAAACATTCTTTGCGAAAGTATGACTTTCCGGCTTGTGCAAAAGAAGCTCTTATCAAAATAGGTGATTGTTCATATTCATTGATTCTGCTTCCAaaacttgttttgtttttcttaaattgtaaatatatttcagaAATGTTGCTGGTTGGGCGAGCAGCACCTACAAACAAACAGCTCGATGTAGCCATGGATATAATATCAGAGTTCGTGTTCTGTGAAACGGATAGACGTGGAAACAGACGAGGTCTGAACCCCTTACAGGAGTTACAGCTCATTGATATCATCTGTGACTATATATCAGCTTGTACCAACGAGACTaccaaaaatacaatatttttatctcTGTTTGGCAGTATGGAAAGTCAGAGGAAGTTgaaaattttaagtattttggCCAGTATGGCTGTATCAGCCTCTAGCACACCTGTAAGTTATCAATCTAAATGTTTGATGTTACTGTTTATAATTAGTTGATTGCAAAATTAAGCAAGATAGTATCTGGTCTCTGCCACTTGGTTCTAGTGCTATTGTTTCTTAAAAAGCTTTATTTACTGTTTGGCAGGTATTGTTAGCTGTAGGTGTGTGGCTTCAACAAATGGGATCATCATCACCACAATCTTTGCAGTTGGTTGAAAATGTTATCAGGGATCATTTTTACCTCAACACATCCAATCAGACTGCCCTTAAGGTTTTAGCGAAAACAGCTCCACAATTTGTGTCCAACTTTATAACAGCTGTCACAGAGCTTTATATGCACGACTTGCAAAGGGTTAAAAAGATGCCCCCTAAGAACTTGTTGGAAATTATCACTGCCTGGGTAAGGACTCATATAATTTCCAATGTACCTGTAATGTATGTTAGGGTAAAGAACATCTTGCTCTTATTATAGATATTCCACAGACAAAATGTGTGAGAgctgtaggcctaacatgcaacCTAAAACATGTCTTGTGCAGACAAAATGACATTGTTATTCAGATGGGATTTTTCTCTTGACAAGATTTATGTTTTTGGGTCTCATGTTAGGCCTGcctatgtacctatttatattttgttgtaattataaaattgtttttgcttgtaattataaaattttatagattGTAATGAATTATtgcaatttacataattatgcaAACCATTTTCAGGTATACTCAAACCCCACACTGTGTATGTCTGCTCAGTTGAACCCTGCGTCTCTACCTAATGGGTCAATACCTATGGGTGCAGTCACCCCGCTTGCTGGCCTGATACACTGGTGTGCCCTGGCCCCTCTTTATATTGATGAAGGTATTATTtcatcaaatataaatattattatttcaacaaCCTCATTAGTCCAGTGGTGGTATGTGGTTTCAGATCAAATCcttaaatccttaacttttattaattgatgttGATATATTTCTGATCCTTATCCCatgtactacacaaaattaatataatttatattaaatttgattgcTTGTGGGTACTTCATGGCCATGAAGTACtcacaagcaatttgcttaaagctgttgcagctgattgcacaatagtaatgaattaaaaaaaaatatatattaaatttgatatgaatcaactaccctattagttTGTGGAGaaggatatatattattatcacagccgatggacattcatTGCTGGACATACATCTTTTGTAGTTGCGTTGCTTCACATAATATAATTGTGTCTGCTGTACTTGCTTGatgtcacttcagctttgcaaatCTTTAAGCTATGTTGGCGACTTTGGGttcttgtatgtatgttctcatttctaaattaatgcaaaagaataataataaagatattataattatagatatttCCCCCACTTGCTTAGCGATTTTTGTAATGCCTATAATGCTAATTAGCtactgtttaaaaaaatgtaaattacagACACAGAAATAGAAGAACTACCCATAAAGCGAATCAAACTAGAGGATGAGAAGTTGCCAATCATTAAATCAGTACCCAGCAAGTCCTTCACAGAAGCAGAGTTGTATGTGAAGCTACATCTCGGAGTCCTCCACAGCTTGCGGGCTGGGCGGAGGACCCACGGGCCGCCCACTGCTGTCAATGCTCAACATTTAGCTGCTCTGACACCATTGGTGCAAAACTATGCTCACCAACTATTGAAGTGTGGTGTTAAGTTACAAAATGATACTAAGTTGCAGGTAATGTACTAAAAAGTTATTCAAGACATTGGAGTTATACTCCATAGCCACACTTTTAATGAAAAAgtgacattatttttacaagaaTTAAAACTGTCATATAGGTCCAGTGATAAACTTTATATGACTTTTGATCCTATGTTTGAAGATATTTCTActaaaaatgtttgttgttgttgtttacacatttgattttttttattctttgacaatttagcccttaaataatatctcacctgatgttaagtgataatgcagtctaagatagaagtagGCTTACTTTGAAAAGGTACAAGTTTATACTACCCATCTGACAATTTCTACACGatatactggaacgctaaatacaAAAAAGTGGTACATCTTTGGCAGGTAGGATGataactagccaaggccaatGACTCAAACCACCAGACCagatctgagccaatttagaaatcgTAAAATCCTAAATTTAACCGAGTTGAGAATTAAATCCAGGGCCTCTCTCTATGTTGAGAACCACTGCACATACCAATTGTCATGGCTTAAAGAGCATCTTAAGTACAAgtcattatcatctgatagtgaGCATTACAAAGgtaaacattatcatcctaatcCTGCGAACCTGTATTGTAGCAGCATGGAGTCAAGCTCCCAATCTTGGCCTCCAATAACAACACAAACCATTTTAGAACATGGGTATAGGTGGTATGATCCAAAAGTTACTAAAATAAACTGATATTGGATACTTTAAATAGATAATTggcaaattttattttaaaataatttttgccCAAGATTTCCTTtacatttcttatttcttttctttctccCTTCTTTTAACTTCAATTGCTTATACATtatagtgaaggaaaacattgtgaggaaacctgcataccagagaattttcttaattctctggtgtgaagtctgccaatctgcattgggccattgtggtggactattggcctaacccttcattcaagctcagcagtgtgcggaatatgggttgataaagatgatgatgatataaatttatgaaataatctactattttagtacccataacacaaactTACTTTGGGGTTAAGTATTGATGTGcgtattgtgtaaatatattgatttatttatcttaGACTGAATTTcctaaaaatgatttttcttaCAGGACTGCTTAGACAGAATGGGTCAATCAGTGCAGGTGGCACTCGCCAATGGTTGTGTATATGGCAACATCAGTAACCTGCTGGCTGCTTTAGACACGTTGCCAGAGAACAGGCTCCTGCGCATTATTATCAAGTGCCATCAACAAAGCATATGACAAGTCCTTTGATTAGAAGAGAACAGTAAAGATGACAGTGAGAAAAAGTGACTTACTATGAAACATGTGAtagatcataaaaaataaatcacaaaatGTGACTATGAAGTGAAATGTGACTTGTTGTAGAATTGtaatttgaatgaaattctATACATACTGAAACACACGTGAATTGAATAGAAGTAGGCGGTATATAACTTAGGTTCATTATGATTGGTAATTAATTGATCTCTACAATGTCCAGACATAGCATTTGTATATTGTAAAGATATTGTTAAGTTTCCTGAAGATGCTTCAGTTCAGTGTCTGGTAGTGGTGTTGGTGATGAATATTCATGAATGACAGAGAGACTCGTGGAAATAGGATTACTGTAGAATATCTATTCAAAAAGctacatatataaaataaaagtgaaaaaagtaaaattactatcttaaaattaatattatagaaaaagaaTTATCAGCCAAGCTTCTTACCCTTTACAGAACCATAATGCTTACATTGTGCATATTATgcaagtgtcgccgcacacagGCCACACGCAatagccacaaacgccgccacaagaagcaagaaggaaccacaaaagtagctgaagcacgcaacagccacttgtggccggtgttTGACACTTGCGGTTGGTGGCTGCTACTCTTCTAACCTGTCCATGCAGTATTCAACCTTCTTTGGTTGAAGGTTGAATTGTGCTGCTTTTGATAAGAAAACATTGCCATAGAAGACGAATCCGCAGTTATTGGATACATCCAATTTGAACAGTGCAGAATTGTGTGAGTGGCGTGTTGCAACGTTTTGTATTGGTGTGGTACAAAATGTACGTCCATCTCTGAAAGTATATAGCAGGTTCATATCAACTTTCATTATTTCCGTAAATGATGTTTTGGTTTATTGATGTCTTAAAagtagaatatattttaattatgccattactttaattgttttttaaaatggtttgaaaattcagttaattttataattttatatttgcagAATATTTGATAAATAACACAGTAATATATTGaggtacaaattaaaaatgattatagtatgtataaaaacaatttctgtaTTCAAagacttattatatttatgaaaatatgtttaataatatatttaaaatggcTTAAATCtacgactttgttttatttgcaCTATCTTCTT
The DNA window shown above is from Bicyclus anynana chromosome 15, ilBicAnyn1.1, whole genome shotgun sequence and carries:
- the LOC112045641 gene encoding integrator complex subunit 15 — protein: MSFSDLKHSLRKYDFPACAKEALIKIEMLLVGRAAPTNKQLDVAMDIISEFVFCETDRRGNRRGLNPLQELQLIDIICDYISACTNETTKNTIFLSLFGSMESQRKLKILSILASMAVSASSTPVLLAVGVWLQQMGSSSPQSLQLVENVIRDHFYLNTSNQTALKVLAKTAPQFVSNFITAVTELYMHDLQRVKKMPPKNLLEIITAWVYSNPTLCMSAQLNPASLPNGSIPMGAVTPLAGLIHWCALAPLYIDEDTEIEELPIKRIKLEDEKLPIIKSVPSKSFTEAELYVKLHLGVLHSLRAGRRTHGPPTAVNAQHLAALTPLVQNYAHQLLKCGVKLQNDTKLQDCLDRMGQSVQVALANGCVYGNISNLLAALDTLPENRLLRIIIKCHQQSI
- the LOC112045638 gene encoding cleavage and polyadenylation specificity factor subunit 4 codes for the protein MEVLVANVDHMKFDIDYALEQQYGALPLPFPGMDKSTAAVCEFFSQPGGCNNGPQCPYRHVRGDRTVVCKHWLRGLCKKGDQCEFLHEYDMSKMPECYFYARFNACHNKECPFLHIDPESKIKDCPWYDRGFCRHGPHCRHRHVRRVLCMNYLSGFCPDGSSCKYMHPRFELPAPPEQTKDAKRLPVCHYCGDVGHKASSCHKLPLEQREAAQKQEEARYRALGYIKPANDGEEPRIHPRLLHKPLEEVTCFKCGTKGHYANKCPKGHLAFLSNQQGNQNNHPFKKPN